The segment CCGGTCCACGGTCTTGCGCTTGCCAGGATGATCGGGCACATCACATACCTTAGTGATGATTCCATGCAGTATAAGTTCGGAAGGAGGCTTCAGGACAAGAACAAATACGATTTTGACCTGGCCTTCGATTTCGAGGTGGAGAGCTACCTGCATCATCAGGGGCAGTCCTTTACCAAGCGCTTCGATGCAAACACCTATCTGTATATAACCAAGGCGCTTGATTACTTCGACCTGACAAAGAACGGCTCGCTGCGGGATGGACTGAGGGATGTACAGGCCAAGTTCCTTGTGATAGGGGTCAGTTCTGACTGGCTCTACCCGACCTATCAGTCCAGGGAGATCGTGGCGGCGCTGACAGCCAATAATAAGGATGCAAATTATCGGGAAATAGAATCCAACTACGGGCACGATGCCTTCCTGCTGGAGACAGGGCAGCTTAGCTACCTCATAACGAATTTCCTCTCCCATGTGAGCGTTGCGGACATCATGAAAAAGGATATCGTATCCATTCAGGAAGGAATAAGCATCGAGGAAACTGCACGGGTGATGTGCAGGGAAGGGATAACTCACCTGCCGGTGGTTTCCAAAAGCGGCGAGCTTGCAGGGATAATCACCTCCTGGGACATATCCAAGGCGGTTGCCCTGAAATATACCTCTCCTGAACACATCATGACCAGGGAAGTCATTACGGCAAGCCCTGACGAGTCTATCGAGAGTGCCGCAAAGAAGATGCAACGGAAGAATATCTCCGCCCTGCCGGTGGTGGACGCTGG is part of the Methanolobus chelungpuianus genome and harbors:
- the metX gene encoding homoserine O-acetyltransferase MetX — its product is MKNESLGITETQYFHLPGELQLESGKKLSSVTLAYETYGSLNQDRSNAILVCHALSGDAHAAGWHPGDQKPGWWDTMIGPGKALDTDRYFVICSNVLGGCKGSTGPSSTNPATGKPYGIDFPVITIGDMVKAQKALTDHLGIGKLFAAVGGSMGGVQVLQWAVSYPDSLSKAIAIATTSHSSPQQIAFNEVGRIAIISDPKWNEGNYYSQSPPVHGLALARMIGHITYLSDDSMQYKFGRRLQDKNKYDFDLAFDFEVESYLHHQGQSFTKRFDANTYLYITKALDYFDLTKNGSLRDGLRDVQAKFLVIGVSSDWLYPTYQSREIVAALTANNKDANYREIESNYGHDAFLLETGQLSYLITNFLSHVSVADIMKKDIVSIQEGISIEETARVMCREGITHLPVVSKSGELAGIITSWDISKAVALKYTSPEHIMTREVITASPDESIESAAKKMQRKNISALPVVDAGRKILGIIGSDEINRLVGGYI